The following proteins are encoded in a genomic region of Fimbriiglobus ruber:
- a CDS encoding ATPase, T2SS/T4P/T4SS family: MPRSKRQAGHDGACNSTRSVATPVLLHFRDRLHGIVRQGPDVKMIGEIRTAETAETAVSAANSGHLVLATLHAPVAAGGVASTLAYEVAPHFLATSLTGVVSQRLVRTFCPACRIPIEGERVTTHPPAGRAGAPGCPACHQTGFGVRTALLAVLMVTRAIREWIQTRQPTQVSEEQADRDGMAGLPCAARAVIARGRTDLAEVRRCVPPDRLRGDAKA, translated from the coding sequence TTGCCCCGTAGTAAACGCCAGGCCGGCCACGACGGAGCGTGCAATTCCACGCGATCTGTAGCTACTCCGGTCCTCTTGCATTTCCGGGACCGGCTTCATGGCATCGTCCGTCAGGGACCGGACGTCAAGATGATCGGCGAGATCCGCACCGCGGAGACCGCGGAGACCGCCGTGTCGGCGGCGAACAGCGGGCACCTGGTCCTCGCGACCCTGCACGCCCCGGTGGCGGCCGGCGGGGTCGCAAGCACGTTGGCGTACGAGGTCGCGCCACACTTCCTGGCAACGTCGCTGACCGGCGTCGTTTCCCAGCGGCTGGTGCGCACCTTCTGCCCCGCGTGCCGGATCCCGATCGAAGGCGAGCGGGTAACGACCCACCCACCTGCGGGCCGGGCCGGGGCGCCGGGGTGCCCGGCTTGCCACCAGACCGGCTTCGGGGTCCGCACCGCGCTCCTCGCGGTGTTGATGGTGACACGGGCGATCCGCGAATGGATCCAGACCCGCCAGCCGACGCAGGTGAGCGAGGAGCAGGCGGACCGGGACGGAATGGCCGGCTTGCCGTGTGCCGCTCGGGCCGTGATCGCTCGCGGGCGGACCGATCTCGCCGAGGTCCGCAGGTGCGTCCCGCCCGATCGCCTCCGCGGAGACGCGAAGGCGTGA